One window of Novosphingobium sp. 9U genomic DNA carries:
- a CDS encoding MerC domain-containing protein, with protein MPRALSSIRDRLDSAGVLLSGLCAVHCILGVVLVGVLGLGGQVLLAPEIHRIGLGFAVVIGFVSLGFGVRRHGRIEPLVLGAAGLSLMTAGLFVGHGVPEAVLTIGGVTLVALAHIRNLHKPS; from the coding sequence ATGCCCCGCGCCCTTTCCTCGATTCGCGACCGCTTGGACAGCGCCGGCGTCCTGCTCTCCGGGCTGTGCGCGGTGCATTGCATCCTGGGCGTCGTGCTCGTCGGCGTGCTGGGCCTGGGCGGCCAGGTGCTGCTGGCGCCGGAGATCCACCGCATCGGGCTGGGATTTGCCGTCGTGATCGGCTTCGTGTCGCTCGGCTTCGGCGTGCGGCGGCATGGCCGGATCGAGCCGCTGGTGCTCGGCGCCGCTGGCTTGTCGCTGATGACCGCGGGGCTGTTCGTCGGCCACGGCGTGCCCGAGGCGGTGCTGACCATCGGCGGCGTCACGCTGGTGGCGCTTGCCCATATCCGGAACTTGCACAAGCCATCCTGA
- the thiS gene encoding sulfur carrier protein ThiS, which yields MTAQLQLPPLNLVVNGEPRRIAPGASIADLVASLDLDPRKVAVERNAVIVPRSTLAEVTLADGDTLEIVHFVGGGDAVAAPEDTWSVAGRTFRSRLIVGTGKYKDFAQNAAALEASGAEIVTVAVRRVNVSDPKAPMLTDFIDPKKVTYLPNTAGCFNAEDAIRTLRLAREAGGWDLVKLEVLGEARTLYPNMRETLAATEVLAKDGFLPMVYCVDDPIAAKQLEDAGAVAVMPLGAPIGSGLGIQNRVTIRLIVEGAKVPVLVDAGVGTASDAAVAMELGCDGVLMNTAIAEAKDPIRMARAMRLAVEGGREAYRAGRMATRKYADPSSPLAGLI from the coding sequence ATGACCGCTCAACTGCAGCTCCCCCCGCTCAACCTCGTCGTCAATGGCGAGCCGCGCCGCATCGCGCCAGGTGCCTCGATCGCCGACCTCGTCGCCAGCCTCGATCTCGATCCCAGGAAAGTCGCCGTCGAGCGCAATGCGGTGATCGTGCCCCGCTCGACGCTGGCCGAAGTGACGCTGGCCGACGGCGACACGCTGGAAATCGTTCACTTCGTCGGCGGCGGAGATGCTGTCGCAGCGCCCGAAGACACCTGGTCCGTGGCGGGCCGCACCTTCCGCTCACGGCTGATCGTCGGCACCGGCAAGTACAAGGACTTTGCCCAGAACGCTGCCGCGCTGGAAGCGAGCGGGGCCGAGATCGTCACGGTCGCGGTGCGCCGGGTCAACGTGTCGGACCCGAAGGCGCCGATGCTGACCGACTTCATCGACCCCAAGAAGGTCACCTACCTGCCCAATACCGCCGGCTGCTTCAACGCCGAGGACGCCATCCGCACCTTGCGCCTGGCGCGTGAGGCGGGCGGTTGGGACCTGGTAAAACTGGAAGTGCTGGGCGAGGCGCGCACGCTCTATCCGAACATGCGCGAGACGCTGGCCGCCACGGAAGTGCTGGCCAAGGACGGCTTCCTGCCAATGGTGTACTGCGTCGACGATCCGATCGCCGCCAAGCAGCTGGAGGACGCGGGTGCCGTTGCCGTCATGCCCTTGGGCGCGCCGATCGGCTCGGGACTCGGAATCCAGAACCGGGTGACGATCCGCCTGATCGTCGAAGGTGCCAAGGTTCCGGTGCTGGTCGACGCTGGCGTCGGTACTGCGTCCGACGCGGCCGTGGCGATGGAGCTGGGTTGCGACGGCGTGTTGATGAACACCGCGATCGCCGAGGCCAAGGACCCGATTCGCATGGCGCGCGCCATGCGCCTGGCAGTGGAGGGCGGGCGCGAAGCCTACCGTGCGGGCCGGATGGCGACTCGCAAGTACGCCGATCCCTCCAGTCCGCTCGCCGGCCTGATCTGA
- a CDS encoding COX15/CtaA family protein, with protein sequence MRLPPAKPIIGTSDDILPMVRWLLIVAALVLAIVVVGGITRLTESGVSIVEWKPVTGAIPPLTQAQWQAEFAAYQQTPQYTQINGPAGMTLAAYKFIYFWEWVHRLIARVIGLAFAAPLTWFWLKGTIPGGYKPRLLALLALGGLQGAVGWWMVSSGIVNDVKVSHFRLAAHLLVALTTLAGLVWTALDLLALKRGEPRARLPGLGIAALAMVMVQLFFGALLAGLRAGAVAGAGWGDWGAWPLMQGSVFPEGVEANLVPFSDPYFVHWFHRWWAWAVVAVLIGLARRIKAKHRRVSVAIHAAFGTQILLGIFTVWSGVTLWIAVAHQLVGALVLCATVWGAHALGRRAATTPR encoded by the coding sequence ATGAGACTACCCCCTGCAAAGCCGATCATCGGCACCAGCGACGATATCCTCCCTATGGTTCGCTGGTTGCTCATTGTCGCCGCGCTGGTGCTGGCCATCGTGGTGGTCGGCGGCATCACCCGCCTGACCGAATCGGGCGTGTCGATCGTCGAGTGGAAGCCGGTCACCGGCGCCATCCCGCCGCTGACGCAGGCGCAATGGCAGGCCGAGTTCGCGGCCTACCAGCAGACGCCGCAGTATACGCAGATCAACGGCCCGGCGGGCATGACGCTGGCGGCGTACAAGTTCATCTACTTCTGGGAGTGGGTGCACCGCCTGATCGCGCGCGTGATCGGCCTTGCCTTTGCAGCACCGCTCACCTGGTTCTGGCTCAAGGGCACGATCCCGGGCGGCTACAAGCCACGGCTGCTGGCGCTGCTGGCGCTGGGCGGGCTGCAAGGTGCGGTGGGCTGGTGGATGGTCTCGTCCGGCATCGTCAACGACGTCAAGGTCAGCCACTTCCGCCTTGCCGCGCACTTGCTGGTGGCGCTGACCACGCTGGCGGGGCTGGTGTGGACCGCGCTCGACTTGCTGGCATTGAAGCGTGGCGAGCCTCGCGCCCGTCTGCCCGGCCTCGGCATTGCGGCGCTGGCGATGGTCATGGTGCAGCTGTTCTTCGGTGCGCTGCTCGCCGGCTTGCGCGCCGGCGCGGTGGCCGGAGCAGGCTGGGGCGACTGGGGCGCCTGGCCCTTGATGCAGGGTAGCGTCTTTCCCGAAGGCGTCGAGGCGAACCTGGTGCCGTTCAGCGACCCGTATTTCGTTCACTGGTTTCATCGCTGGTGGGCCTGGGCGGTCGTCGCTGTGCTGATCGGGCTGGCGCGACGGATCAAGGCCAAGCACCGCCGGGTCTCCGTTGCCATTCACGCGGCGTTCGGCACGCAGATCCTGCTCGGCATCTTCACGGTCTGGTCTGGCGTCACTTTGTGGATCGCGGTCGCGCACCAGCTGGTCGGCGCACTGGTGCTGTGTGCCACGGTGTGGGGGGCGCACGCGCTCGGACGGCGCGCGGCAACGACGCCGCGATGA